A window of Rhinatrema bivittatum chromosome 2, aRhiBiv1.1, whole genome shotgun sequence contains these coding sequences:
- the LOC115085897 gene encoding zinc finger protein 665-like, whose translation MSAGASAQLSVTFEDIAVNFNQKEWEDLEEWQKELYKDVMKENYEMLSSVGTGSPTVTPDIISHIERGEEPYIRGEPGSEERETGRSSCSENDDPRKSNTGTHHWELSENPEGSKRLSERGEAVTASFSGLGKYWRNRCSSERKERNSTGDSALCEQSARNITRTEERYASDVCRIFLRDPITLKSEEKSHTEERPSTSTECEKTFSQKTEQEKSTGEAPNTCSVYGKGLGRSRKLRQTQKFNKDRRVCISTENGKLFLNEAKLTKHQKNHNEKPHSLTHSDKIFKQKGKLTKRHKFTPSERPVSSTEHNKSFCHTKAFTEPPKKQIDEKQSFYYTKSETFFNHKSEVSQHKKIQKGMRQFTSTECKKDSCQETNKRKQKIHTVESQCSYNEFGKGLSQNAKLTRRQRIHPEVKPIKCTECRKGFFDKSQLMRHMQIHTGDKPFTCTECGKAFKQKNCLTNHLSIHRGVKPFVCTQCGKNFNLKSEFTTHQRIHTGVKSFVCTECGKRFNHKSHLTRHQTIHTGLKPYSCSECGKAFRTKSYVKTHQIIHTGVKPFTCTECGMGCIYRQELLRHQTIHTGTKPFTCTECGKGFIRNTHLIRHQNIHTGVKPFTCTECGKGFSRHAHLIDHQRIHTGVKPFTCSECGMGFAYKVQLLKHQIIHTGVKPFTCTECGKEFIQKTRLIEHERIHTGVKPYTCTKCDKDFYLKSQFRSHQKGHTEVKPFTCTMCGVGFTYKVKLLQHESLHTGVKPYTCTECGKGFSRKDHLITHQRIHTGVKPFTCTECGKGFRWKASLLGHHHIHTGVKPYTCSECDKAFRKKTHLKTHQITHTGVKSFTCIECSMGFTYKEQLLRHQTSHTGMKPCTCTECGKGFDSNTQLRNHQRIHTEVKPFICIECGKGFSWKSNLIRHRSIHTGVKPYACNECGKAFRIKTHLKSHQVIHTGVKSFTCTECDRHFSDKNNLRKHQKIHAADQKAE comes from the exons GAACAGGCTCTCCGACTGTCACCCCTGATATCATCTCCCACATTGAACGAGGGGAAGAGCCGTACATCAGGGGTGAGCCAGGATcagaggaaagagaaactgggagaagcagctgctcag AAAATGATGATCCCAGAAAGAGTAATACTGGAACCCATCACTGGGAGCTCAGTGAGAATCCAGAGGGGAGCAAGAGGTTATCAGAAAGAGGCGAAGCTGTTACTGCTTCCTTTTCTGGCTTGGGAAAATATTGGAGGAATCGATGcagttcagaaaggaaagaaagaaattcaACAGGAGACTCGGCCCTGTGTGAGCAAAGTGCCAGAAATATCACTCGTACAGAAGAAAGATATGCAAGTGATGTGTGTAGGATATTCCTCAGGGATCCTATAACTCTGAAATCAGAAGAGAAATCTCACACTGAAGAGAGACCGTCTACAAGTACAGAGTGCGAGAAAACTTTCAGTCAGAAGACAGaacaggaaaaaagcacaggagaGGCACCTAATACATGTTCTGTGTATGGGAAAGGCTTGGGTAGGTCGAGAAAACTAAGGCAAACCCAGAAATTCAACAAGGATAGGAGAGTGTGCATAAGTACAGAAAATGGGAAACTATTTCTTAATGAAGCAAAACTCACtaaacaccagaaaaaccacAATGAGAAACCACATTCACTTACTCATTCTGACAAAATTTTCAAGCAGAAAGGAAAGCTAACAAAACGCCACAAATTTACCCCAAGTGAGAGACCAGTTTCAAGTACTGAGCATAATAAAAGCTTCTGCCACACAAAAGCCTTCACagaacccccaaaaaaacaaatcgACGAGAAACAGTCATTCTACTATACTAAATCTGAAACCTTCTTCAATCATAAGTCAGAGGTCTCACAACACAAGAAAATTCAGAAAGGAATGAGGCAGTTTACAAGTACAGAGTGTAAGAAAGACTCTTGTCAGGAAACAAACAAGAGaaaacagaaaatccacacagtaGAGAGCCAGTGTTCATATAATGAATTTGGTAAAGGCTTAAGCCAAAATGCAAAACTCACAAGACGACAGAGAATCCACCCAGAAGTGAAACCAATTAAATGTACTGAGTGTAGAAAAGGCTTCTTTGATAAGTCACAACTCATGAGGCACATGCAAATCCACACAGGAGATAAACCGtttacatgcactgagtgtgGAAAAGCCTTCAAGCAGAAGAACTGCCTAACAAACCATCTTAGTATCCACAGAGGAGTGAAACCATTTGTATGTACTCAGTGTGGAAAAAATTTCAATCTGAAATCAGAATTCACAAcacatcagagaatccacacaggagtgaAATCATTTGTATGCACTGAGTGTGGAAAACGCTTCAATCACAAATCACATCTTACAAGACATCAGACAATCCACACAGGACTAAAACCATATTCATGTAGTGAGTGTGGCAAAGCCTTCAGAACAAAGAGCTATGTTAAAACTCACCAGATAATCCATACTGGAgtgaagccatttacatgtactgaatgtggtatgGGTTGCATCTACAGACAAGAACTCTTAAGGCACCAGACAATCCACACAGGAacgaaaccatttacatgtactgaatgcGGGAAAGGTTTCATTAGGAACACTCATCTGATACGTCACCAGAATATCCATacaggagtgaaaccatttacatgtactgagtgtgggaaAGGCTTCAGTCGGCATGCTCATCTGATAgatcaccagagaatccacacaggagtgaaaccatttacatgctctGAGTGCGGTATGGGTTTCGCTTACAAAGTACAACTCTTAAAACACCAGATAATACAcacaggagtgaaaccatttacatgtactgaatgtgggaaaGAGTTCATTCAGAAGACTCGCCTGATAGAACAtgagagaatccacacaggagtgaAACCATATACATGTACCAAATGTGATAAAGATTTCTATTTGAAAAGCCAATTTAGAAGCCACCAAAAAGGTCACACAGaagtgaaaccatttacatgtactatGTGTGGTGTAGGTTTCACTTACAAAGTAAAACTCTTACAGCACGAATCACTACACACAGGAGTGAAGCCATATACGTGTACTGAGTGTGGGAAAGGGTTCAGTCGGAAAGATCACCTGATAactcaccagagaatccacacaggagtcaaaccatttacatgtactgagtgtgggaaAGGCTTCAGATGGAAGGCAAGCCTGTTAGGACACCATCATATTCACACAGGAGTGAAACCAtatacatgtagtgagtgtgacAAAGCCTTCAGAAAAAAAACTCACCTCAAAACTCACCAGATAACCCACACAGGAGTGAAATCATTTACATGTATTGAGTGTAGTATGGGTTTCACTTACAAAGAACAACTCTTAAGGCACCAGACAAGTCACACAGGAATGAAACCAtgtacatgtactgagtgtgggaaAGGCTTCGATTCGAACACTCAGCTGAGAAATCACCAGAGAATTCACACAGAAGTTAAACCATTTATATGTATTGAGTGTGGGAAAGGCTTCAGTTGGAAGTCTAACCTGATAAGACACCGGAGTATTCACACAGGAGTGAAACCATATGCATGTAATGAATGTGGCAAAGCCTTCAGAATAAAGACCCACCTCAAAAGTCATCAGGTAATCCACACAGGGGTGAaatcatttacatgtactgaatgtgatagACATTTCAGTGATAAGAACAATCTCAGAAAGCACCAGAAAATCCACGCAGCAGATCAGAAGGCAGAGTGA